The proteins below come from a single Iocasia fonsfrigidae genomic window:
- a CDS encoding FadR/GntR family transcriptional regulator has translation MKPIIKKTAVDLTVENLINYIKDGEAIIGDKLPSENELCKQMNVSRTTIREAFRVLQSKGYINIKTGKGAFVLSKKENFMQDATEWIRKHKIEMSDYIEVRIAMDPLSARLAAKNRTKEDINSLKEMQELFVASVENSDYEKMAELDAKFHERIALASNNDLLVVLGRIVNDFFKVLRKNSFKFEENAKHAILPHQKILDSIIIQDEDKAAKESLLHMRQALKDLCNN, from the coding sequence ATGAAACCTATTATAAAAAAAACAGCTGTTGATTTAACTGTTGAAAATTTAATTAATTATATTAAGGATGGAGAGGCCATTATTGGTGATAAGCTCCCAAGTGAAAATGAATTATGCAAACAGATGAATGTTAGCAGGACAACTATCCGGGAAGCATTTAGGGTTCTTCAATCTAAAGGCTATATTAATATTAAAACTGGGAAAGGTGCATTTGTTTTAAGTAAAAAGGAGAATTTCATGCAGGACGCAACAGAATGGATTAGAAAACATAAAATTGAAATGAGTGATTATATAGAAGTAAGAATAGCTATGGATCCGCTTTCTGCAAGATTAGCTGCTAAAAATAGGACAAAGGAAGATATCAATAGCTTGAAGGAGATGCAAGAATTATTTGTTGCAAGTGTTGAGAACTCTGATTATGAGAAAATGGCTGAACTGGATGCCAAATTTCATGAAAGAATAGCTCTGGCTTCTAACAATGATTTATTGGTTGTATTAGGTAGAATAGTAAATGATTTTTTTAAAGTATTGAGAAAAAATAGTTTTAAATTTGAAGAAAATGCAAAACATGCTATATTACCTCATCAAAAAATATTAGATTCTATTATTATCCAAGATGAAGATAAAGCTGCTAAGGAAAGCCTATTGCATATGAGGCAGGCCTTAAAAGATTTGTGTAATAATTAG
- a CDS encoding TRAP transporter large permease, which produces MLIIIIFLIMIALGVPVGFSMVLTAMTYILSANSVSLTFVPQAMVSGVSSYTMLAIPFFMIVGELMNSSGITKRIFRFANCCVGHITGGLGHVNVLSSMLFAGMSGAAVADCAGLGAIEIEAMKNEGFDADFSVGITAVSSIIGPIIPPSSPMVLFGIAASISIGSLFMGGISVGIIMGLFMMITVYLTAKNRNYPKHKRAKFKELFDAFLSAVPALLSPIILVGGILSGFFTPTEAAAVAVFYSLIVGIFIYKELKIKDILRVLVNGIENLGLVMLLMASGKIFAWVLGMEKITELATSLLFGITDSNVIILVLINILLIFMGTFMETNASILILTPILMPIVNQIGMHPIQFGVIMVFALMIGLLTPPMAITLFLTSKLGGISFQRAFKAVKPYYIGLIIVLILINIFPQITLTIPKLLLGKSF; this is translated from the coding sequence ATGCTAATTATAATTATATTTCTTATTATGATTGCATTGGGAGTTCCAGTAGGTTTTTCAATGGTTCTAACTGCGATGACATATATTCTATCTGCAAACTCTGTTTCCTTAACATTTGTACCTCAAGCTATGGTAAGTGGAGTATCATCATATACAATGCTGGCAATACCTTTCTTTATGATTGTAGGGGAATTAATGAATAGTTCTGGAATTACAAAGAGAATTTTTAGATTTGCGAATTGTTGTGTTGGTCATATTACAGGTGGATTAGGACATGTAAATGTTTTATCAAGTATGTTGTTTGCTGGTATGTCAGGGGCAGCAGTTGCTGATTGTGCTGGTTTAGGGGCAATAGAAATAGAAGCTATGAAAAATGAAGGATTTGATGCGGATTTTTCAGTCGGCATTACAGCTGTTTCATCTATTATAGGTCCAATAATACCCCCCAGTAGTCCGATGGTTTTGTTTGGTATTGCTGCGAGCATTTCTATAGGGTCATTATTTATGGGAGGTATAAGTGTTGGAATTATTATGGGCCTTTTTATGATGATTACAGTATATTTAACAGCTAAAAATAGAAACTATCCAAAGCATAAAAGAGCAAAATTCAAAGAATTATTTGATGCATTTTTATCAGCTGTCCCTGCACTTTTATCGCCAATAATTTTGGTAGGTGGAATATTATCTGGTTTTTTTACTCCAACAGAAGCAGCAGCAGTAGCAGTGTTTTATTCATTGATTGTTGGAATTTTTATCTATAAGGAACTTAAAATAAAAGATATATTGCGGGTTTTGGTAAATGGTATTGAAAATCTTGGTTTAGTAATGTTATTAATGGCATCAGGTAAAATTTTTGCCTGGGTTTTAGGAATGGAAAAAATAACAGAACTTGCAACAAGTTTATTGTTTGGAATAACAGACAGTAATGTTATCATTTTAGTATTAATTAATATCTTACTTATTTTTATGGGGACATTTATGGAAACAAATGCAAGTATATTGATTTTAACACCTATTTTAATGCCAATTGTTAATCAAATTGGCATGCATCCTATTCAGTTTGGTGTTATAATGGTCTTTGCTTTAATGATAGGTCTATTAACACCACCAATGGCAATTACATTATTTTTAACATCAAAATTAGGCGGTATATCTTTCCAAAGAGCATTTAAAGCGGTAAAACCATACTATATAGGATTAATAATTGTTTTAATTCTTATTAATATTTTTCCACAGATAACTTTAACAATACCTAAATTATTATTAGGAAAATCATTTTAA
- a CDS encoding TRAP transporter small permease has protein sequence MEKIIKCISRCADYLEQIVKVLTIFVLVVLITIVFFQVSRRIITSRSIIEIEEFSIVLASWLAFLSTAYAARKKVHVQIDVLTSKFPFTINHLLKLLINIMIMIACIVLTDYGFQLAERKMMIPMTVLPFKSGYWYISFPIGMIFTAFFTFDNILQELVLLKKCNN, from the coding sequence ATGGAGAAAATTATTAAATGTATTTCAAGGTGTGCAGATTATTTAGAACAAATAGTAAAAGTGCTAACTATTTTTGTATTAGTTGTATTAATAACCATCGTATTCTTTCAGGTTTCTAGAAGAATAATAACGAGTAGATCTATTATTGAAATTGAGGAGTTTTCTATTGTATTGGCATCCTGGTTGGCTTTTTTATCAACAGCATATGCTGCTAGAAAAAAAGTTCATGTTCAAATTGATGTCTTAACAAGTAAGTTTCCTTTTACTATTAATCATTTATTGAAATTATTAATTAACATTATGATCATGATAGCATGTATTGTGCTCACAGATTATGGATTTCAATTAGCTGAAAGAAAGATGATGATTCCAATGACTGTTTTGCCATTTAAGTCAGGGTATTGGTATATATCATTTCCGATAGGTATGATATTTACAGCGTTTTTTACTTTTGACAATATACTTCAAGAATTAGTCTTATTAAAAAAGTGTAATAATTGA
- a CDS encoding TRAP transporter substrate-binding protein: protein MRKKVLVVTTLALIGVLLLSVCSYAASNEVISFKMVGNNSSLLSTQAAKKIAAIIEEKSNGSLKPILYLEGQLGDNDEDLCSGIVEGHYEMLLNAEMLFNWASPEWMELFNMAFIFDSQEHLQKFWESDMGVDLANILLEKFNVRAYINAIALRGPRYLTANKAVYNVEDITGLKLRTPNNPGVIASWRATGANVTPVSWGELFGALQTGIVAAQENPLANIDQAGLYQVQSHLMQTEHQYTNYFMYFNNNWYEGLSDEHKQIISEAIDEGFAWHNEQVNKTDEELLAKFKEKGMIFIPKEEIDIESFRKEIVPQLLKENEDSYPEGAYERIQALNN, encoded by the coding sequence ATGAGAAAAAAAGTATTAGTGGTAACGACTTTAGCATTAATTGGGGTATTATTATTAAGCGTATGTAGTTATGCAGCATCAAATGAAGTGATATCTTTTAAAATGGTTGGTAATAATTCATCACTTCTCTCAACACAGGCAGCAAAAAAAATAGCGGCCATTATTGAAGAAAAATCTAATGGGTCGTTAAAACCAATATTGTATTTAGAAGGTCAGCTTGGAGATAATGATGAAGATTTATGTTCAGGAATTGTTGAAGGACATTATGAGATGCTATTAAATGCCGAAATGTTATTCAACTGGGCATCACCAGAATGGATGGAATTATTTAATATGGCTTTTATTTTTGATAGTCAAGAGCACCTTCAAAAGTTTTGGGAAAGTGATATGGGTGTAGATTTGGCTAATATATTATTAGAAAAGTTTAATGTAAGGGCATATATTAATGCAATTGCTTTAAGAGGGCCGAGATATTTAACAGCCAATAAAGCAGTTTATAATGTTGAAGACATAACAGGCTTAAAGCTAAGAACGCCTAATAATCCTGGTGTAATTGCTTCATGGAGAGCAACAGGTGCAAATGTTACACCAGTATCATGGGGAGAATTATTTGGAGCATTACAAACAGGAATAGTAGCAGCTCAAGAAAACCCATTGGCAAATATTGATCAGGCAGGCTTGTATCAGGTTCAAAGTCATTTAATGCAGACAGAACACCAATATACCAATTATTTTATGTATTTTAATAATAATTGGTATGAGGGCTTAAGTGATGAACATAAACAAATTATTTCAGAAGCTATTGATGAAGGTTTTGCATGGCATAATGAACAGGTAAATAAGACAGATGAAGAATTGTTAGCAAAGTTTAAAGAAAAAGGAATGATATTTATTCCTAAAGAAGAGATTGATATTGAATCTTTTAGAAAAGAAATAGTGCCTCAATTATTAAAAGAAAATGAAGATAGTTATCCTGAAGGGGCTTACGAAAGAATACAGGCTTTAAATAATTAG
- a CDS encoding class II fructose-bisphosphate aldolase: protein MITLKEILDDTEKGYAIGQFNVHNLEYVQGVVEAARATQSPVIIGITERPLRYYGINYLVNTVKAAEKNCSVPLCLHLDHGDNLAVVFECIEAGFSSVMYDGSHLSLEDNIQNTKLVVKRAKEYGIYAEAELGELQGIEDGKESTGSTLTAPDEAEYFVKETGISALAVAIGTAHGFYSGEPKLDFERLKAIRDRVDIPLVLHGGSGVPEKSIKKAIKIGISKVNVGTELKVAFNNGIKSVWEENPEEIECTVIMGAAREGVKEKVIEKINLFRSNL, encoded by the coding sequence ATGATTACTTTAAAAGAGATTTTAGATGATACAGAAAAAGGCTATGCCATAGGTCAATTTAATGTTCATAATTTAGAATATGTACAGGGAGTAGTAGAAGCTGCCAGAGCCACTCAGTCACCAGTAATTATAGGAATTACTGAACGACCATTAAGATATTATGGCATAAATTATTTAGTCAATACTGTTAAAGCCGCTGAAAAAAATTGTTCAGTCCCTTTGTGTTTACATTTAGATCACGGTGATAATTTAGCTGTTGTTTTTGAATGTATTGAAGCTGGTTTTTCTTCAGTTATGTATGATGGTTCTCATCTTTCCTTAGAAGATAATATCCAAAACACTAAACTGGTAGTAAAGAGAGCTAAAGAATATGGTATTTATGCTGAAGCAGAATTAGGTGAGTTACAAGGGATTGAAGATGGAAAAGAGTCGACAGGGAGTACTTTAACTGCTCCTGATGAAGCAGAATACTTTGTTAAAGAAACAGGGATTTCCGCTTTAGCTGTAGCGATTGGTACAGCCCACGGTTTTTATAGTGGAGAACCTAAATTAGATTTTGAAAGATTAAAAGCAATTAGAGATAGAGTAGATATCCCCCTTGTATTACATGGAGGCTCAGGAGTACCAGAAAAAAGTATTAAAAAAGCAATTAAAATTGGTATTTCTAAGGTAAATGTAGGGACAGAGTTAAAAGTTGCTTTTAATAATGGCATTAAATCTGTCTGGGAAGAGAATCCCGAAGAGATAGAATGTACTGTAATTATGGGGGCTGCCAGAGAAGGGGTTAAAGAAAAAGTGATTGAAAAGATTAATTTATTTCGTTCCAATTTATAA
- a CDS encoding PfkB family carbohydrate kinase, which yields MSNEKRIKIYTQQAINRLKKITFNKKVILGWDGFVDNVWHLVEERNSATDYQIMESMLTLNQRIKEVAGGGLSTEILKKDQRAGGFSANTGRVLGKLGIDTTLISLFGDKKINKRFSNLVEMTEVISLGDPCIAHIFEFADGKLMFPANQNIRNMDWEKIKNKVGLAKLIDLIEEADLIGLGYWANMPYYHTICKGIKKEVGPKLSRKSRQLFMDFGNVKKRSAQDLAFICSSLSQLEEYFKLTLSFNRSELLDTAKALGIVTEHIKMELVEILDKVREKTRISNVVVHTNRFAASSNQEGIKILKQPYCENPVVTTGAGDTFNGGYILGLLCSNQAEGRLAIASGTAGYFIRNGIPPSREELISFLIEYPSYFNKQGVVE from the coding sequence TTGTCTAACGAAAAAAGGATTAAAATTTATACCCAACAGGCAATTAATAGATTAAAAAAAATTACTTTTAATAAAAAAGTAATTTTAGGTTGGGATGGTTTTGTTGATAATGTTTGGCACTTAGTAGAAGAGAGAAATTCAGCTACTGATTATCAAATTATGGAGTCAATGCTAACTTTAAATCAAAGAATCAAGGAAGTAGCTGGTGGTGGTTTAAGTACTGAGATATTAAAAAAAGACCAGCGTGCTGGAGGGTTTAGTGCCAATACAGGAAGGGTGTTAGGAAAATTAGGAATAGACACTACTTTGATATCTTTGTTTGGAGATAAAAAAATAAACAAAAGATTTTCTAATTTAGTAGAAATGACAGAAGTCATTTCTTTAGGGGATCCCTGTATTGCTCATATTTTTGAATTTGCAGATGGGAAGTTAATGTTTCCTGCTAATCAAAATATAAGGAATATGGACTGGGAAAAAATAAAAAATAAAGTAGGTTTAGCTAAATTAATTGATTTGATTGAAGAGGCTGACTTAATAGGTTTAGGGTATTGGGCTAATATGCCTTATTATCATACTATCTGTAAAGGAATAAAAAAAGAGGTTGGCCCCAAGTTAAGTCGTAAATCGCGTCAATTATTTATGGATTTTGGAAATGTTAAAAAGAGGAGTGCTCAAGATTTGGCCTTTATTTGCAGTAGCTTATCTCAGCTAGAAGAATATTTCAAGCTAACACTTAGTTTTAATAGAAGTGAATTATTAGATACAGCAAAAGCTCTAGGTATTGTTACTGAGCATATAAAGATGGAGTTAGTAGAAATTTTGGATAAAGTGAGAGAAAAAACAAGGATATCTAATGTGGTAGTACATACAAATCGATTTGCTGCTAGTAGTAACCAGGAGGGTATTAAGATATTAAAGCAACCCTATTGTGAAAATCCAGTAGTCACTACTGGGGCCGGTGATACTTTTAATGGTGGCTACATTTTAGGTTTATTATGTAGTAATCAAGCTGAAGGGAGATTAGCTATTGCCAGTGGAACAGCAGGTTATTTTATTAGAAATGGTATACCACCAAGTAGAGAAGAACTAATTAGTTTTTTAATTGAATATCCATCATATTTTAATAAACAGGGGGTAGTAGAATGA
- a CDS encoding DUF4867 family protein: MINKIRKLNPKLVIKNIEDDSFKKYGKIIKNYDFKNIIDYVEKKTEIPRQGNKYEAKILELDKLAIKKRIEEDFYGEMLIEIGYCNGKNSSLNGLEYHKGAEINIAITNLILLLGQVQDIQEGTYDAKQVEAFYLPKGTAIEIYSTTLHYAPCKVEKRGFKSVVILPAGTNLPLNKQDKKKDNQDLLFAKNKWLLVHPSRNNLVEQGAKAGILGENIRIKIN, encoded by the coding sequence ATGATTAATAAAATTAGAAAATTAAACCCAAAACTTGTAATTAAAAATATAGAGGATGATAGTTTTAAAAAATATGGAAAGATAATTAAAAATTATGATTTTAAAAATATTATTGATTATGTAGAAAAAAAGACTGAAATACCTAGGCAGGGAAATAAATATGAAGCTAAAATACTTGAGCTGGATAAATTAGCTATCAAAAAAAGAATAGAAGAGGATTTCTATGGTGAGATGTTAATTGAGATTGGGTACTGTAATGGGAAGAATTCTTCTTTAAATGGTCTTGAATATCATAAAGGGGCTGAAATAAATATAGCTATTACAAATTTAATTTTATTATTAGGACAGGTTCAGGATATCCAAGAGGGGACTTATGATGCTAAGCAAGTTGAAGCATTTTATCTTCCTAAAGGTACCGCTATTGAAATCTACAGCACTACTCTTCATTACGCCCCTTGTAAAGTAGAAAAAAGGGGATTCAAATCTGTAGTTATCTTACCTGCAGGTACAAATCTACCACTTAATAAGCAGGATAAGAAAAAAGATAATCAGGATTTATTATTTGCTAAAAACAAGTGGCTTTTAGTTCATCCTTCTAGAAATAACCTAGTAGAACAAGGAGCTAAAGCAGGTATTTTAGGTGAAAATATAAGAATAAAAATTAATTAG
- a CDS encoding solute:sodium symporter family transporter, whose translation MNITYTIITAALFMALVAWIAYQKTKGEVSSADGYFLAGRGLTGIFIAGSLLLTNLSAEQLIGLNGQSYRLNMSNMGWEVTAGFAIIIFALYLLPKYLRGAFTTLPAFLSDRYDEGVRRLSVYLFMLGYVFVTIPSVLYSGSLAVLKLFDVPNILNISYSQSVWLVVWIVGIIGAIYAIFGGLKAVAVSDTINGIGLLIIGILMPVLGFMALGDGSIISGMKYIAVNHAEKLNAIGRVTDSIPFGTLFTGMIYANLFYWGTNQYVIQRTLGAKDLAEGQKGAIFTGFFKILVPFMMMLPGVIAFHLYGGNLASVDLAFPTLVSNLLPVALSGFFLAVLLGAVLSSFNSLLNSAATMFVLDIYQPHFNPDASDEEQIRVSKWFGIIVALISFLVAPMLMNAPDGVWDLIRRFTGFFNIPIIVLVMVGVLTRRVPALAAKVVVYFHVITYYLLVWGLEDLIGWKVPIHFVHVYFILFWVEVGIMLVISKFTPKKEAWTYQSKAKVDMKPWRYSLLISVLLASAIVFTYILFSKFGLAYTDGIVYPSFWKIVAIQVIVTIILGYFSLNNWYEKYSEYLIKQQKTENNNSTIGEEL comes from the coding sequence ATGAACATTACTTATACAATTATAACTGCTGCGTTGTTTATGGCACTGGTTGCCTGGATTGCTTATCAGAAGACTAAGGGAGAAGTTTCAAGTGCAGATGGATATTTTTTAGCTGGCAGAGGTTTAACTGGTATTTTTATTGCAGGTTCGTTACTATTAACAAACTTATCCGCTGAACAGTTAATTGGCTTAAATGGTCAGTCTTATCGCTTAAATATGTCTAATATGGGCTGGGAAGTTACAGCTGGATTTGCTATTATTATCTTTGCTCTTTATTTATTACCTAAATATTTACGTGGGGCATTCACAACATTACCAGCTTTTTTAAGTGATCGTTATGATGAAGGGGTTAGAAGATTATCTGTTTATTTATTTATGCTAGGATATGTCTTTGTTACTATTCCATCAGTATTATATTCAGGGTCGTTAGCTGTATTAAAACTGTTTGATGTACCCAATATACTCAATATTTCATATAGTCAGTCAGTTTGGCTGGTGGTTTGGATTGTTGGTATTATTGGAGCAATTTATGCTATTTTTGGGGGGCTAAAAGCAGTAGCAGTTTCCGATACAATTAATGGTATTGGCTTATTAATTATTGGGATCTTAATGCCTGTATTAGGTTTCATGGCTTTAGGTGATGGGAGTATTATTTCTGGAATGAAGTATATTGCTGTTAATCATGCTGAAAAATTAAATGCCATAGGTAGGGTTACTGATTCTATTCCTTTTGGAACCCTTTTTACAGGAATGATTTATGCTAACTTATTTTATTGGGGTACCAATCAATATGTGATCCAGCGGACATTAGGTGCTAAAGACTTAGCTGAAGGACAGAAAGGAGCAATTTTTACAGGATTTTTTAAAATATTAGTGCCTTTTATGATGATGCTACCTGGAGTTATTGCTTTTCACTTGTATGGAGGCAACTTAGCATCAGTAGATTTAGCCTTTCCTACTTTAGTGAGTAATTTATTGCCAGTGGCTTTATCTGGTTTTTTCTTAGCAGTATTGTTAGGAGCAGTATTAAGTTCTTTTAACTCTTTATTAAATAGTGCAGCAACAATGTTTGTTTTAGATATTTATCAACCACATTTTAATCCGGATGCCTCTGATGAAGAACAGATTAGGGTTAGTAAATGGTTTGGTATTATAGTAGCTTTAATTTCATTTCTTGTAGCTCCAATGTTAATGAATGCCCCAGATGGAGTGTGGGATTTAATTCGTAGATTTACGGGATTCTTTAATATTCCAATTATCGTATTAGTTATGGTAGGAGTATTAACGAGGCGTGTTCCGGCTTTAGCTGCTAAGGTAGTTGTTTATTTCCATGTGATTACTTATTATTTATTAGTTTGGGGTCTAGAAGATTTAATTGGCTGGAAGGTACCGATTCACTTTGTACATGTGTATTTCATTTTATTTTGGGTTGAGGTAGGAATTATGTTAGTTATTTCTAAGTTTACACCTAAAAAGGAGGCATGGACTTATCAGAGTAAAGCCAAAGTTGATATGAAACCTTGGCGTTATTCGTTATTAATTTCAGTGTTATTAGCTTCTGCCATTGTCTTTACTTATATACTATTTTCAAAATTTGGTTTAGCATATACAGATGGGATTGTATATCCATCATTTTGGAAAATTGTTGCTATTCAAGTTATAGTTACTATTATATTAGGATATTTTAGTCTTAATAATTGGTATGAAAAATATAGTGAATATTTAATCAAGCAGCAAAAGACAGAGAATAATAATAGCACCATAGGAGAGGAGTTATAA
- a CDS encoding L-fucose/L-arabinose isomerase family protein — protein sequence MKKGVKLGVVCLARKTFDYKAAEKIYQELKKGLKKIENTAYTFINDLVIEVKDAKKAANKLLESNIDGLVVISGTFHLGHLVLELDKAIRKPILLWGLNELPYDGGKIRLNSVCGVNLDASNLYKAGNRKYHAIVADTIEQDWIDALRINAALEEAHIGILGYRAQGFFNLAIDELNSFSEMGMLIDHYELNEVMNLEVLREDVEKKEQQLKEIFDASGITVEQLKDVARLVVKLQKFVDDNRLSALAIRCWPEFARDFGISPCAAMSFLQAENYILGCEGDIEGTISMLAQQAVGAKTPFLADLSQVDLEEDYALLWHCGVAPCNLWDGKCNISLDTYFAGGRGVTADFVMKSGEFSVLRFDSAQGEYRVFLQKGESIPMEKELKGTYFKAEFEKDIKNVLNTVIGNGIAHHISVVYGDFIRPFEIFAQLKGWKVIK from the coding sequence ATGAAAAAAGGGGTTAAACTAGGAGTAGTTTGCTTAGCTAGAAAAACTTTTGATTATAAAGCTGCTGAAAAAATTTATCAAGAGCTTAAAAAGGGGCTTAAAAAAATTGAAAATACAGCGTATACCTTTATAAATGATTTGGTAATCGAAGTTAAAGATGCTAAAAAAGCTGCTAATAAGTTGCTTGAGAGTAATATTGATGGACTAGTTGTTATTAGTGGGACTTTTCATTTGGGCCACTTAGTATTAGAATTGGACAAAGCAATTAGGAAACCAATTTTACTTTGGGGGTTAAATGAACTCCCTTATGATGGCGGCAAGATTCGTTTGAATTCAGTTTGTGGTGTTAATCTAGATGCCTCAAATTTATACAAAGCTGGTAATAGAAAATATCATGCTATAGTAGCTGATACTATTGAGCAAGACTGGATTGATGCGCTTAGAATCAATGCTGCTTTGGAAGAAGCTCATATTGGTATTTTGGGTTATCGGGCACAGGGATTTTTTAATTTGGCTATTGATGAGTTAAATAGTTTTAGTGAAATGGGCATGTTAATAGATCACTATGAATTAAATGAAGTAATGAATTTAGAGGTTTTAAGAGAAGACGTTGAAAAAAAAGAGCAGCAATTAAAAGAAATTTTTGATGCCTCTGGCATTACAGTAGAACAGTTAAAAGATGTTGCACGGTTAGTTGTTAAATTACAAAAATTCGTTGATGATAATAGACTATCTGCTTTAGCAATTAGATGCTGGCCAGAATTTGCTCGAGATTTTGGCATTTCACCATGTGCAGCAATGTCTTTTTTACAGGCAGAAAATTATATCTTAGGCTGTGAAGGGGATATTGAAGGAACTATTTCCATGTTAGCTCAACAGGCTGTAGGGGCGAAGACACCATTTTTAGCTGACTTATCTCAAGTTGATTTAGAAGAAGATTATGCCTTATTATGGCACTGTGGAGTGGCACCATGTAATTTATGGGATGGCAAGTGTAATATTTCTTTAGATACTTATTTTGCTGGGGGCAGAGGTGTAACAGCTGATTTTGTAATGAAAAGTGGAGAATTTTCTGTTCTGCGCTTTGACTCTGCTCAGGGGGAATATAGGGTCTTTTTGCAAAAGGGTGAAAGTATTCCAATGGAAAAAGAATTAAAAGGGACTTATTTTAAAGCTGAGTTTGAAAAAGATATTAAAAATGTTTTAAATACAGTGATAGGTAATGGTATTGCCCATCATATTTCTGTAGTTTATGGAGATTTTATTAGACCATTTGAAATCTTTGCGCAATTAAAAGGATGGAAGGTAATCAAATAA
- a CDS encoding AEC family transporter encodes MEKINQIFVISSSIILLGYILKRIRLLTKDDGQILVKLVMNVTLPALIITVFSSLELSLKLILLPLINIIFALLALLLGRYLFKKDLRANKGSLIISLLGFNIGLFAYPFVETIWGKLGLKYIAIFDMGNAFIIFGLTYIVSSFYAPNSKKLLLKEILIILMKFVPLMSYVLAISLNLLHLRLSGIPLQILQRLAVMNGPLVLLILGLYLEFSLDKLELKNIIKSISIKYILGLIVGGSLYFLLPYSKLFKGVILLGLIMPAGMAIIPYSIENKLNTKITGSIVNISNIISFILMWLIFKWI; translated from the coding sequence ATGGAGAAGATCAATCAAATATTTGTAATATCATCTTCAATTATTTTATTGGGATATATACTTAAAAGAATTAGGCTATTAACTAAAGATGATGGTCAAATTTTGGTCAAATTAGTAATGAATGTAACTCTACCGGCTTTGATTATAACAGTATTTTCTAGTCTTGAACTAAGTTTAAAATTAATTTTATTACCATTAATTAATATTATTTTTGCTTTATTGGCATTACTCTTAGGAAGGTATTTGTTTAAAAAAGACCTAAGAGCTAATAAAGGGAGTCTAATTATATCTTTGCTGGGTTTTAATATTGGTTTATTTGCGTACCCTTTTGTAGAGACTATCTGGGGGAAACTAGGATTAAAGTATATAGCTATTTTTGATATGGGCAATGCATTTATTATCTTTGGTTTGACCTATATAGTTTCCAGTTTTTATGCCCCAAATAGCAAAAAACTTTTATTAAAGGAGATATTAATTATATTAATGAAATTTGTTCCATTAATGAGTTATGTATTAGCTATTTCTTTAAACCTTCTTCATCTTAGGCTTAGTGGCATTCCACTACAAATATTACAAAGGTTAGCTGTAATGAATGGGCCTTTAGTTCTATTAATTTTGGGTCTTTATTTAGAATTTTCTTTAGATAAGCTTGAATTAAAAAATATTATCAAGTCTATTAGTATTAAATATATTTTGGGATTAATAGTTGGGGGCAGTTTATATTTTTTGTTACCTTATAGTAAATTATTTAAAGGAGTTATTTTATTAGGTTTAATTATGCCTGCTGGGATGGCCATAATTCCTTATTCTATAGAGAACAAATTAAATACTAAAATAACAGGGAGTATTGTTAATATTAGCAATATCATTAGTTTTATTTTAATGTGGCTGATCTTTAAATGGATTTAA